A region of Larimichthys crocea isolate SSNF chromosome X, L_crocea_2.0, whole genome shotgun sequence DNA encodes the following proteins:
- the LOC113746674 gene encoding ependymin-like, which produces MNFNSVLSCLSLLLAAAASQDPKPCVAPPLMSGSFSVMVGNGLIMSLGTISFDAFGQKMRVRSYSAVGNETFALDQLMIFSEKVYYEVDWSKFSCKKKALDTTFTPMHVPEDAQLMGQAFLGSSSSWGMGVLVNTWHGALPQNGQYSTVFTEVGCIPLTFTAYNPTSGWITVSTYNWVLGNTNPMDYIPPFFCAKSKLEETETPDTMFTALESLAMKTKKEE; this is translated from the exons ATGAACTTCAATAGTGTGCTGTCCTGCCTCagcctgctgctggctgctgctgctagccAGGACCCAAAACCCTGCG tTGCTCCACCGCTGATGAGTGGAAGCTTTAGTGTG aTGGTTGGTAACGGACTCATCATGTCCCTTGGAACTATATCTTTTGATGCTTTTGGTCAAAAGATGCGGGTTAGAAGCTATAGTGCTGTCGGCAATGAGACCTTTGCTCTGGACCAACTGATGATTTTCAGCGAG AAAGTTTATTATGAGGTTGACTGGAGCAAATTCTCCTGCAAGAAGAAGGCACTGGATACCACCTTCACCCCCATGCATGTTCCAGAGGATGCTCAACTGATGGGTCAGGCATTTCTgggctcctcttcctcctgggGAATGGGTGTGCTAGTCAACACCTGGCATGGAGCCCTGCCACAGAATG GGCAATATTCAACTGTCTTCACTGAGGTTGGCTGCATCCCTCTCACCTTCACTGCCTACAATCCAACATCTGGATGGATCACTGTCAG CACCTACAACTGGGTATTAGGCAACACAAACCCCATGGACTACATCCCTCCTTTCTTCTGTGCCAAGTCTAAACTGGAGGAGACGGAGACACCAGACACTATGTTTACTGCTTTGGAGTCTCTGGCCATGAAGACCAAGAAAGAGGAGTAA